In the genome of Vicia villosa cultivar HV-30 ecotype Madison, WI linkage group LG7, Vvil1.0, whole genome shotgun sequence, one region contains:
- the LOC131617193 gene encoding uncharacterized protein LOC131617193, with protein sequence MSLQPPPQQPVQVYPTAVTNQPSSHNSNGNYGPVFIVLAILLVISVIGCFLGRLCNRRKHNSNNNNQDRPRDAPLRRPVKPSRQQQIHDLQSREEEDVELGGIDKRRPPPIITRPRVVAFEPEGRGFQPHGNGNGNGNVRDFDMKSDHEGDHQFRSGLGQ encoded by the coding sequence ATGTCTCTtcaacctccaccacaacaacctGTTCAAGTCTACCCAACCGCAGTCACAAACCAACCATCTTCTCATAATTCAAACGGAAACTATGGTCCGGTTTTCATCGTCCTCGCAATACTACTAGTCATTTCAGTTATCGGTTGTTTCCTCGGACGCTTATGTAACCGACGCAAACATAATAGCAACAACAATAATCAAGATCGTCCACGCGACGCTCCCTTGAGACGGCCGGTTAAGCCGAGTAGGCAGCAGCAGATTCATGATTTGCAATCAAGAGAAGAAGAGGATGTTGAACTTGGTGGGATTGATAAAAGAAGACCTCCGCCGATAATTACAAGGCCTAGAGTTGTTGCTTTTGAACCAGAAGGTAGAGGTTTTCAGCCACATGGAAATGGTAATGGTAACGGTAACGTGCGTGATTTTGACATGAAATCTGATCATGAAGGTGATCATCAGTTTAGATCAGGTTTAGGACAATGA
- the LOC131618994 gene encoding transcription factor ABORTED MICROSPORES-like: protein MDVVELLRPFVETKAWDYVVVWKYGNDPTSFIEWMGCCCCGGNIEKVKIKKEEYKMAPICRDTLFPHPVRTKTCEALAKLPFAMSLYSRSLSHSLSFVHGEVAISQQPIWHIQEDSIGTQVLIPILGGLVELFTSKLIAKDINIIEFISAHCCVPIKQEAMSAQSYTNMNFNEHYYPSPGLSAENHSSSNPSIEGPSNGSNPSTEYFSFDSKFDCLVPHECLNQPVEISPILKVKSRGYNKTKSFHYGNGEEVKVETVKEPQKEMYHAKNLITERNRRKRIKQGLFTLRSLVPNITKMDRAAIVDDAIEYIKELQRQKIELQEKVDVLDVEDCKKNTLQMKVQGDKEQPLSELHQSSFDSIRKTQMELQVEVNHVRGTEFMIKLCCEMKRSGFSELMEAIDSFGLHVTTAKDIHPTKLREYLIQKTS from the exons ATGGATGTTGTTGAATTACTTAGACCCTTTGTTGAGACTAAAGCTTGGGACTATGTTGTTGTTTGGAAATATGGAAATGACCCAACTAG TTTTATTGAATGGatgggttgttgttgttgtggtggcaaCATTGAGAAGGTGAAGATCAAAAAAGAGGAATACAAGATGGCTCCCATTTGTAGGGATACCCTCTTTCCCCATCCAGTTAGAACAAAGACTTGTGAGGCTCTTGCAAAGCTTCCTTTTGCAATGTCTCTTTATTCTAGGTCTCTCTCTCACTCCCTCtcatt TGTTCATGGAGAGGTTGCAATTTCACAACAACCAATATGGCATATCCAGGAG GACTCAATTGGAACTCAAGTTTTGATTCCTATTTTGGGTGGTCTTGTGGAGCTCTTCACTTCAAAGCTG ATAGCAAAAGATATAAACATCATCGAGTTCATATCAGCACACTGCTGTGTCCCTATAAAGCAAGAAGCCATGTCTGCACAGAGCTATACCAACATGAACTTCAATGAGCATTATTACCCTTCTCCCGGTCTATCTGCAGAAAACCATAGCAGCTCTAATCCAAGCATTGAAGGACCCTCCAATGGATCtaatccttcaacagaatacttCTCATTTGATTCAAAATTTGATTGCTTGGTTCCACATGAATGTCTGAATCAACCGGTTGAAATATCTCCTATACTAAAAGTTAAAAGCCGCGGGTACAATAAAACTAAGAGTTTCCATTATGGAAATGGCGAAGAAGTTAAAGTAGAAACTGTTAAGGAGCCTCAAAAGGAAATGTATCATGCTAAAAATCTTATCACAGAGAGGAATAGGAGGAAAAGAATTAAACAGGGGCTTTTTACTCTAAGGTCTCTAGTCCCTAATATAACCAAG ATGGATAGAGCAGCAATTGTGGATGATGCAATTGAATACATAAAGGAATTGCAGAGGCAAAAGATAGAACTTCAAGAAAAGGTTGATGTTTTAGATGTTGAGGATTGTAAAAAGAACACACTACAAATGAAGGTGCAAGGAGACAAAGAACAACCTCTCAGTGAGCTTCATCAAAGTTCTTTTGATTCCATTAGAAAGACACAAATGGAG TTGCAAGTAGAAGTGAATCATGTTCGCGGAACAGAATTCATGATCAAGTTGTGCTGTGAAATGAAGCGGAGTGGGTTTTCAGAGTTGATGGAAGCAATAGATTCATTTGGACTGCATGTG ACAACTGCCAAGGATATTCACCCGACAAAACTCAGAGAGTATTTGATACAGAAGACAAGTTGA
- the LOC131620533 gene encoding shewanella-like protein phosphatase 2, which yields MENEKEIPTSICKDIPNLLSSFVDTFVDFSVSGLFLPPPPPPSTPPTRLPSPKRLIAIGDLHGDLNKSKQALRLAGLIDSSDNYTGGSATVVQVGDVLDRGDNELKILYFLEKLKRQAARCGGSFVTMNGNHEIMNIEGDFRYVTEGGVEEFRVWLEWFREGNKMKSLCQGLKPLKDPLEGIEVEFRGANKKFHEGFRARVAALRPNGPISRRFFTDNVTVLVVGESIFVHGGLLPDHVYYGLENINAEVSDWIRGSTGRFSPPYCRGRNAVVWLRKFSDEVAVNCDCSTLEHVLSTIPGVKRMIMGHTIQMNGINAVCDNKAIRIDVGMSDGCGGGLPEVLEINETFGVRILTSNPLYQNKESAFGIDVGKKEEGLGLLLTEQGGPRQVKVKA from the coding sequence atggaaaatgaaAAAGAGATTCCAACCTCAATCTGCAAAGACATTCCCAATCTCCTTTCTTCTTTCGTCGACACCTTCGTCGACTTCTCAGTCAGCGGCCTCTTCCTCCCCCCACCGCCGCCGCCATCTACGCCGCCCACCCGACTCCCCTCTCCCAAACGCCTCATCGCCATTGGCGACCTCCACGGCGACCTCAACAAGTCAAAACAAGCCCTACGCCTCGCCGGACTAATCGACTCCTCCGACAATTACACTGGAGGCTCCGCCACTGTTGTCCAAGTCGGCGATGTCCTCGACCGCGGCGACAACGAGCTGAAAATCCTTTACTTTCTGGAGAAGCTGAAACGACAAGCCGCGCGATGTGGTGGAAGCTTCGTAACCATGAACGGAAACCACGAGATTATGAACATCGAAGGGGATTTCCGTTACGTAACGGAAGGTGGAGTGGAGGAATTTAGGGTTTGGTTAGAATGGTTCCGTGAGGGTAACAAGATGAAGAGTCTATGTCAAGGTTTGAAACCGCTGAAGGATCCGTTAGAAGGTATCGAAGTTGAGTTTCGTGGTGCGAATAAGAAGTTTCATGAAGGGTTTCGTGCTAGGGTTGCGGCTTTGCGGCCGAACGGCCCGATTTCTAGAAGGTTTTTTACTGACAATGTAACTGTGTTGGTTGTTGGGGAATCGATTTTCGTCCACGGTGGTTTGTTGCCGGATCATGTTTATTACGGGTTGGAGAATATTAATGCTGAAGTGAGTGATTGGATTAGAGGTTCGACCGGACGATTTTCGCCGCCTTATTGCCGAGGGAGGAATGCTGTTGTTTGGCTTAGGAAATTCTCTGACGAGGTTGCTGTGAATTGTGATTGTTCGACTCTTGAGCATGTTCTGTCTACGATTCCTGGTGTTAAGAGAATGATCATGGGTCATACTATTCAGATGAATGGGATTAATGCGGTTTGTGATAACAAGGCTATTCGAATCGATGTGGGTATGTCGGACGGATGTGGTGGTGGTTTGCCTGAGGTTTTGGAAATCAATGAGACTTTTGGAGTGAGGATATTGACATCGAATCCGTTGTACCAGAATAAAGAAAGTGCTTTTGGAATTGATGTTGGGAAGAAGGAAGAAGGTCTTGGATTGTTGCTTACTGAACAAGGCGGACCTAGGCAAGTCAAAGTTAAGGCTTGA